The following proteins come from a genomic window of Stigmatopora nigra isolate UIUO_SnigA chromosome 9, RoL_Snig_1.1, whole genome shotgun sequence:
- the gbx1 gene encoding homeobox protein GBX-1 — translation MQRPGGQGTAFSIDSLIGTPQPRPGHLLYTGYPMFMPYRPLVIPQALSHSPLSSGIPPLAPLASFAGRLTNTFCASLSQGVPSMVALTTTMPNFSDPPDSFYPPQELPGPRLSAAEQAARRQESPHSDDLHGREKSSELINFSETFHTISGETKLYSSDDEKADLKSAETACSDRDDSSADSENESFSDGNTCGPLSQKGKLKLGSHDALPPGASSAGKSRRRRTAFTSEQLLELEKEFHCKKYLSLTERSQIAHALKLSEVQVKIWFQNRRAKWKRIKAGNVNNRSGEPVRNPKIVVPIPVHVNRFAVRSQHQQIEQGTRP, via the exons ATGCAGAGACCAGGAGGGCAAGGGACCGCTTTTTCCATCGATTCCCTCATCGGGACCCCCCAGCCCAGACCGGGACACCTGCTCTACACGGGCTACCCCATGTTCATGCCCTACCGACCCTTGGTCATCCCGCAGGCCTTGTCCCACTCGCCTCTCTCCTCCGGGATTCCTCCACTCGCTCCGCTGGCCTCTTTCGCGGGCCGCCTCACCAACACGTTCTGTGCCAGTTTAAGCCAAGGCGTGCCGTCCATGGTGGCTCTCACCACCACCATGCCCAACTTCTCGGACCCTCCGGACAGTTTTTATCCACCTCAGGAGCTGCCGGGCCCGCGTCTGAGTGCGGCGGAGCAAGCCGCGAGGAGGCAGGAGAGCCCGCACTCGGACGACCTGCACGGCCGCGAGAAAAGCTCCGAGTTGATCAACTTTTCGGAAACATTTCACACCATATCAG GGGAAACCAAACTGTACAGTTCAGATGATGAAAAAGCCGACCTGAAGTCTGCAGAGACCGCCTGCAGCGATCGGGACGACAGCTCGGCAGACAGCGAGAACGAGAGCTTCTCAGACGGCAACACATGCGGGCCTCTGTCACAGAAAGGCAAACTCAAACTAGGATCCCACGATGCGTTGCCCCCGGGCGCCTCATCGGCCGGCAAAAGTCGCCGGAGACGAACGGCATTCACCAGCGAGCAGCTGCTCGAACTGGAGAAGGAGTTCCACTGCAAAAAGTACCTTTCGCTCACCGAGCGCTCGCAAATTGCGCATGCGCTCAAACTCAGCGAAGTCCAGGTGAAGATCTGGTTCCAAAACAGACGCGCCAAGTGGAAACGCATCAAAGCCGGGAACGTCAACAACCGTTCAGGGGAGCCTGTGAGGAACCCCAAAATTGTAGTGCCGATCCCAGTGCACGTCAATAGGTTTGCCGTGAGGAGTCAACATCAACAGATTGAGCAAGGCACTCGGCCGTGA
- the asb10 gene encoding ankyrin repeat and SOCS box protein 10 — translation MSQGTFVFSSNALRSLQKDEEMLERHKYKHRFASQHLLSYTLKKEALGRTPPKSSSLSKPTICQDVVIQNALYTGNLEATQQLFPRGSTANLIIEPQGGEMRWVARGKGLWSLAYEQELTTPLHITAGRGFAECLKVLLQRGASVDLAPGGITALHESCAHCEPECTRILLMHGANANAVTEDGLMSLHLCSSPESFECAKHLIQYGAAINGCTLDEENTPLHVAARNGLVDHVELYLRYGATVDKKNDEGLTPLNVACSQPQEPQDLQRYFNLCKMLMKAGADIHTSDQDKHTPLHMACKNVNADLVELLLASGAEVNDMDYGGEAPMHNILKVACYKLTHSPERVVRALLNYGSIRVWPGALPMVLRHCSQSPRTIEVLLNAYSHLKVNDTWIESVPPEVIKEHKEFYESVFSLARTPRCLQHLSRCKLRSLLEGRLNKVVPKLELPTFIKNYLLLDSRGYVH, via the exons ATGTCACAAGGAACTTTCGTCTTCTCGTCGAATGCTTTACGCTCTCTCCAAAAGGACGAGGAAATGCTGGAGAGACACAAGTACAAGCATCGCTTTGCCTCTCAGCATCTGCTGAGTTATACACTGAAGAAGGAGGCCTTGGGCAGAACACCACCAAAGTCTAGCTCGTTGTCGAAGCCAACCATTTGCCAAGATGTGGTTATCCAAAACGCTCTGTACACAGGCAATCTGGAGGCTACACAACAACTCTTTCCTCGAGGATCCACAGCTAACCTCATCATTGAGCCGCAGGGTGGGGAGATGCGCTGGGTCGCCCGGGGGAAGG GGCTTTGGTCGCTGGCATATGAGCAGGAGCTAACAACACCCCTTCACATCACTGCGGGACGAGGTTTTGCCGAATGCCTGAAAGTTCTGCTGCAACGTGGAGCTAGTGTGGACCTGGCGCCAGGTGGCATTACCGCCTTACACGAGTCCTGTGCACACTGCGAGCCGGAGTGTACCAGAATACTGCTGATGCATGGTGCCAACGCCAATGCTGTCACAGAGGACGGCCTTATGTCCTTGCACTTGTGCTCGAGCCCCGAGTCATTTGA ATGTGCCAAGCATCTGATTCAGTACGGCGCCGCCATTAATGGATGTACGCTGGATGAAGAGAATACTCCCCTACATGTCGCAGCGAGAAACGGCCTAGTGGATCACGTCGAGCTATACTTGCGATACGGAGCCACAGTGGACAAAAAAAACGACGAAGGCCTCACGCCCCTGAACGTGGCGTGCTCCCAGCCGCAAGAGCCGCAGGACCTCCAACGCTACTTCAATTTGTGCAAGATGCTGATGAAGGCGGGGGCCGACATCCACACAAGCGACCAGGACAAACACACACCACTTCACATGGCTTGTAAGAATGTTAACGCTGACTTGGTTGAGCTGCTTTTGGCAAGCGGGGCCGAGGTCAATGACATGGATTATGGCGGCGAAGCACCCATGCATAACATCCTGAAGGTGGCGTGCTATAAGCTTACCCATAGTCCGGAAAGGGTTGTCCGAGCGCTACTTAACTATGGATCCATACGAGTTTGGCCTGGAGCGTTGCCCATG GTTCTGAGGCACTGCTCTCAATCTCCACGAACCATTGAAGTGCTGCTCAACGCCTACAGTCACCTCAAAGTCAACGACACCTGGATCGAGTCTGTACCCCCCGAGGTCATAAAG GAGCACAAGGAGTTCTATGAATCCGTCTTTTCCCTGGCAAGGACTCCTCGTTGCTTGCAGCACTTGTCACGCTGCAAACTGAGGAGTCTCCTGGAAGGGAGACTCAATAAGGTGGTCCCAAAACTCGAGCTGCCCACCTTTATTAAGAACTACTTGCTCCTGGATTCCAGAGGTTATGTCCACTAA
- the h2bk1 gene encoding histone H2B type 2-K1 yields the protein MSNEVLKKRGKNSGEKKGKKKVKRKETYAMYIYKVLKQVHPDTGISSRAMSIMNSFVNDLFERIATEASRLAQYNKRATITSREVQTAVRLLLPGELAKHAVSEGTKAVTKYTSCK from the exons atgtccaacgAGGTTTTGAAGAAGCGTGGCAAGAATTCTGGTgagaaaaagggaaagaaaaaggtCAAACGCAAAGAAACGTACGCCATGTACATTTACAAAGTTTTGAAACAG GTTCACCCGGACACTGGCATCTCCAGCCGGGCCATGAGCATCATGAACTCATTCGTCAACGACCTGTTTGAGAGAATCGCCACCGAAGCGTCGCGCCTGGCGCAGTACAACAAGCGGGCAACCATCACAAGCCGCGAAGTGCAAACTGCAGTCAGACTGCTTCTACCGGGCGAGTTGGCCAAGCACGCCGTGTCCGAGGGCACCAAAGCGGTTACAAAGTATACCAGCTGCAAGTGA